A DNA window from Thermomicrobiales bacterium contains the following coding sequences:
- a CDS encoding VOC family protein codes for MPTPIKGLGEIALQVNDMDAMVDYYQRVIGLELLRRFPNNGPTFFRVADGVGGHTQVLALFDRGARPDKTHKRPPPLDHIAFGINLADFAAEKSRLEALGIPVREATHGWVQWRSLYVDDPEGNEVEWVCYDPSVEKTE; via the coding sequence ATGCCGACACCGATCAAGGGCCTCGGAGAGATCGCGCTACAGGTGAATGACATGGACGCGATGGTCGACTATTACCAGCGCGTCATCGGTCTGGAACTGCTCCGACGCTTCCCGAACAACGGCCCAACGTTCTTCCGCGTCGCCGATGGCGTCGGGGGCCACACGCAGGTGCTCGCTCTTTTCGATCGAGGCGCGCGCCCGGACAAGACGCACAAGCGCCCGCCGCCGCTCGACCACATTGCCTTCGGCATCAACCTCGCCGACTTCGCCGCCGAGAAGTCGCGGCTCGAAGCACTCGGCATCCCTGTGCGTGAGGCGACACACGGCTGGGTGCAGTGGCGCTCGCTCTATGTCGATGATCCAGAGGGCAACGAGGTTGAATGGGTCTGCTACGACCCGTCGGTTGAGAAGACGGAGTGA
- a CDS encoding MFS transporter, translating into MSGSSPTNPGSSAERTVLVTAALGTMLAPLNSTMIVVALPDILDRFDRSLAWGSWIVLSYLVAMASVQPLGGSLGDRYGRRRLFLIGLTGFFVATVVAALAWRIEVLILARTVQAITGAIVIPNGTALVRAHISPSRQGRAFGTIGAWIAVAAGLGPPIGGLVTDSLGWRWIFAANVLLIGPALALGLRLPAEGLRQAGRFDLRGALGLMISLVSLALALTIWKVTTIAVAAAFAIIGIGAGWWLLRHVRQTEQPVLNVRLFRRPGYAPATLAVMLSNLAMYTLLLSLPVFLTSDVGWSSSRVGFLLAGMSLQMVIFSPFGGTLSDRVGRRTPALIGTILLVAGVAPFVAISIGWHWYMLLLPSS; encoded by the coding sequence TTGTCCGGATCATCGCCGACTAATCCGGGCTCCTCCGCCGAGCGCACAGTTCTGGTGACCGCTGCGCTCGGCACGATGCTTGCGCCCCTGAACTCGACCATGATCGTCGTCGCTCTGCCTGACATCCTCGACCGCTTCGACCGCTCGCTTGCCTGGGGCTCGTGGATTGTCCTGTCCTACCTCGTGGCGATGGCGTCGGTGCAGCCACTCGGTGGCAGTCTGGGTGATCGCTATGGGCGACGACGGCTGTTCCTGATCGGGTTGACCGGCTTCTTCGTGGCGACCGTCGTCGCTGCGCTGGCCTGGCGGATCGAGGTGCTGATCCTCGCCCGCACCGTGCAGGCGATCACCGGCGCGATTGTGATTCCGAACGGCACGGCGCTCGTGCGCGCACACATCTCGCCGAGCCGCCAGGGCCGCGCATTCGGCACGATCGGAGCCTGGATTGCCGTAGCGGCCGGTCTCGGACCACCGATTGGCGGCCTCGTCACCGACTCTCTCGGCTGGCGCTGGATCTTCGCCGCCAATGTGCTGCTGATCGGCCCGGCGCTGGCACTCGGACTGCGATTGCCGGCCGAAGGGCTGCGACAGGCAGGGCGCTTCGATCTGCGTGGCGCGCTCGGCCTGATGATCAGCCTGGTCTCGCTGGCGCTGGCGCTGACCATCTGGAAGGTGACGACGATCGCTGTCGCGGCAGCGTTCGCTATCATCGGCATTGGTGCAGGCTGGTGGTTGCTGCGTCATGTACGGCAGACCGAGCAACCTGTTCTGAACGTCCGCCTGTTTCGACGCCCCGGCTACGCTCCGGCGACGCTGGCGGTGATGCTCAGCAACCTGGCGATGTACACGCTCCTGCTGTCGCTGCCCGTCTTCCTGACCAGCGACGTCGGCTGGAGCAGCAGCCGCGTCGGCTTTTTGCTGGCCGGCATGTCCCTGCAAATGGTCATCTTCTCACCATTCGGCGGGACTCTCTCGGACCGGGTTGGGCGACGCACTCCGGCGCTGATCGGGACGATACTGCTCGTAGCCGGGGTCGCGCCGTTCGTCGCGATCTCGATCGGCTGGCATTGGTACATGCTCCTGCTGCCCTCGTCCTGA
- a CDS encoding PEP-utilizing enzyme, giving the protein MTAPTRIPLPDYLSPEWETPEDADIFWVQDRMHYHGPILHLDDSLMRTFYGHGMNHAFALYGIPLHAEARRFWAHHYDTTSPLRLEPARMAEMEAHSERALGELLGQMQHKWDTSWLPEIRAMIDAWESFDLANATTGALADHVEQVVDQLTRLFEIHFEVALPSMVPLSLFEELYFELFGDEDRLRPYKLVQGYENKTVESGRALWRLSQQAAASPSVRQAIEANPTDDAIAALEQIEDGRAFLADLAVYLDEFGRRADFWWSVSWPSWVEDPSPALEIIKGYLSQPEKNPELEQAALAAEREQVVAEAREQLQIFPQAVRDQFEFLLQAGRVGTVLSEDHGYWLDFRAASDARQVFLEAGRRLTATGAIAETSDVLHLRPAEIIAALRGNHPDLRTTIHDRKAEIERYRDVELPHMVGTQPPGPPPDNPGNRTLAKFFGVPPQTSDDPTILLGVPGSAGVVRGPARIVRTLGDADKIEAGDIMIAETTAPPWTPLFSTVAAVVTDTGGVLSHCAVVAREYGIPAVVGTGFGTLRLTDGQMVEVDGNSGLVRIIAD; this is encoded by the coding sequence ATGACTGCACCAACCCGCATTCCTCTGCCCGACTATCTCAGTCCCGAATGGGAGACGCCCGAGGACGCCGATATCTTCTGGGTGCAGGACCGCATGCACTACCACGGCCCGATCCTGCATCTTGACGACTCGCTGATGCGGACGTTCTACGGCCACGGCATGAACCACGCCTTCGCGCTGTACGGCATTCCGCTCCACGCCGAGGCACGGCGCTTCTGGGCCCATCACTATGACACGACATCGCCTCTGCGCCTTGAGCCTGCCCGGATGGCGGAGATGGAAGCGCACTCTGAACGTGCGCTCGGCGAGTTGCTGGGCCAGATGCAGCACAAGTGGGACACAAGCTGGCTGCCCGAGATCCGCGCGATGATCGATGCCTGGGAGAGCTTCGACCTGGCGAACGCGACAACGGGAGCACTGGCTGACCACGTCGAGCAGGTGGTCGACCAACTGACGCGCCTGTTCGAGATCCACTTCGAAGTCGCGCTACCGTCGATGGTTCCGCTGTCGCTGTTTGAAGAGCTCTATTTCGAGCTGTTCGGGGACGAGGATCGGCTACGACCATACAAGCTCGTACAGGGTTATGAGAACAAGACGGTCGAATCCGGGCGTGCCCTCTGGCGCTTGAGCCAACAGGCGGCGGCATCACCATCAGTCCGGCAAGCTATTGAGGCGAACCCAACCGACGACGCCATTGCCGCGCTGGAACAGATTGAGGATGGGCGTGCATTCCTCGCCGACCTGGCGGTCTATCTTGACGAGTTCGGTCGGCGTGCTGACTTCTGGTGGAGTGTCAGTTGGCCCTCGTGGGTCGAGGACCCCTCTCCAGCGCTGGAGATCATCAAGGGCTACCTGTCGCAGCCAGAGAAGAATCCCGAGCTTGAGCAGGCCGCGCTAGCCGCCGAGCGCGAGCAGGTGGTCGCCGAGGCGCGCGAACAACTGCAAATCTTTCCGCAGGCGGTGCGCGACCAGTTCGAGTTTCTGCTGCAGGCCGGACGGGTCGGGACGGTCCTCTCCGAAGACCACGGCTACTGGCTCGACTTCCGCGCAGCCAGCGACGCCCGCCAGGTGTTCCTCGAAGCAGGCAGGCGGCTGACCGCCACCGGCGCAATTGCCGAAACCAGCGATGTGTTGCATCTGAGACCCGCCGAGATCATCGCGGCGTTACGCGGCAATCATCCAGATCTGCGCACCACAATCCACGACCGCAAGGCGGAGATCGAGCGCTACCGTGACGTCGAACTGCCGCACATGGTCGGCACGCAGCCGCCCGGCCCGCCACCGGACAACCCCGGCAATCGCACGCTGGCGAAGTTCTTCGGCGTCCCGCCGCAGACCTCGGATGACCCAACGATCCTGCTTGGCGTGCCGGGTTCAGCCGGCGTTGTCCGCGGCCCGGCCCGGATCGTCCGGACGCTCGGCGATGCGGACAAGATCGAGGCGGGCGACATCATGATCGCCGAGACGACAGCGCCGCCATGGACGCCGTTGTTCAGCACGGTTGCGGCCGTCGTCACTGACACCGGCGGCGTGCTCAGTCATTGCGCTGTCGTTGCGCGCGAATACGGTATCCCGGCGGTTGTCGGCACCGGCTTTGGGACGCTTCGTCTCACTGATGGGCAGATGGTCGAAGTGGACGGGAACAGTGGCCTTGTCCGGATCATCGCCGACTAA
- a CDS encoding PEP-utilizing enzyme: MTASPSRIPLPEYLLPTWVQPEDADKYWAQDRMHYTEQMMILDSEILEFACADGANPVFELYHIPARVRSCRFWTWYFETTDLLPLPPAELEAMALRSEQAISAEMAQLERRWAEDWLPEIKAIVYGWEQYDLASATNVDLADHLASVVEQIKRLFAIHFEVWHPLMMAISLFEELYLELFGDEEPLRPYTLLQGFENTTVASGRAFWQLSRQVAANPPVRRVFASYPASEVVAALRESAEGREFLSDLSVYLDEYGRRCEYWVLVTQPSWIEDPAPALRILKGYLNDEALNPDLAQAALAAERERATTEACESLQTYPQAVRDQFEFLLQAARTGTVLTEDHGYWIDFRSASDMREILLEVGRRLVAADIISDANDFGHLTLAEILAALRGLSGDLHTTVADRRAEMERYRGVDVPFAIGVAPDETPPDDAGGRMMAKFFGARAQASADPAVLHGSAGSAGVVRGTVRIVRSWDEADLVQPGDILVAETTSPPWTPLFSTVAAVVTDTGGVLSHCAVVAREYGIPAVVATGSATHTLINGQIVEVDGSHGIVRIIST, translated from the coding sequence ATGACTGCATCCCCATCCCGCATTCCGCTGCCGGAGTATCTGTTGCCCACGTGGGTGCAGCCTGAAGATGCTGACAAATACTGGGCTCAGGACCGGATGCATTACACCGAGCAGATGATGATACTCGATAGCGAGATACTCGAATTCGCTTGCGCAGACGGGGCCAACCCCGTTTTCGAGCTCTATCACATTCCGGCTCGAGTCCGATCGTGCCGATTCTGGACCTGGTACTTCGAGACGACTGACCTCCTTCCGCTTCCGCCGGCCGAGCTTGAGGCAATGGCACTGCGCTCCGAGCAGGCAATCAGTGCTGAAATGGCGCAACTGGAGCGCAGGTGGGCGGAAGACTGGCTGCCGGAAATCAAAGCGATCGTCTATGGCTGGGAGCAGTACGACCTGGCAAGTGCCACCAATGTTGATCTCGCCGACCATCTCGCGTCGGTCGTCGAGCAGATCAAACGTCTCTTCGCCATCCACTTCGAAGTCTGGCACCCGCTCATGATGGCGATTTCCCTGTTTGAAGAGCTGTACCTGGAGCTGTTCGGGGACGAGGAACCACTGCGACCTTACACGCTCTTGCAAGGCTTCGAGAACACGACCGTCGCGTCGGGCCGCGCGTTTTGGCAACTGAGCCGTCAGGTCGCGGCCAATCCGCCTGTTCGCAGGGTCTTCGCCAGCTACCCGGCCAGCGAGGTCGTTGCAGCACTTCGGGAATCGGCCGAGGGTCGAGAGTTCCTTAGCGATCTTTCCGTCTACCTCGACGAGTACGGTCGGCGCTGTGAGTACTGGGTGCTCGTCACGCAGCCATCGTGGATCGAGGATCCGGCACCGGCGCTGAGGATCCTGAAGGGCTACCTGAACGACGAGGCGCTGAATCCCGACCTGGCACAGGCAGCGCTGGCAGCCGAGCGCGAGCGCGCGACAACCGAGGCGTGCGAGTCGTTGCAAACATACCCGCAGGCCGTGCGCGATCAGTTCGAGTTCCTGCTACAAGCCGCCCGAACAGGCACCGTACTCACCGAAGATCATGGCTACTGGATCGACTTCCGCTCAGCGAGCGACATGCGCGAAATACTGCTCGAAGTCGGCCGACGGCTGGTCGCCGCCGACATCATCAGCGACGCCAACGACTTCGGCCACCTGACGCTCGCCGAGATACTGGCGGCCTTACGCGGGTTGTCGGGAGACCTGCACACCACAGTTGCCGATCGTCGGGCGGAGATGGAGCGCTACCGCGGTGTCGACGTCCCGTTCGCCATCGGCGTCGCACCGGATGAAACGCCGCCTGACGATGCCGGCGGTCGCATGATGGCCAAGTTCTTCGGCGCGAGAGCGCAGGCATCGGCCGACCCCGCTGTCCTGCACGGCTCGGCCGGGTCGGCGGGAGTCGTCCGTGGCACGGTCCGCATCGTCCGATCCTGGGATGAGGCCGACCTCGTGCAGCCGGGCGACATCCTCGTCGCCGAGACGACGTCGCCGCCCTGGACACCGCTGTTCAGCACCGTCGCGGCGGTCGTGACCGACACCGGCGGCGTGCTGAGCCACTGCGCTGTCGTCGCCCGTGAATACGGCATCCCGGCCGTCGTTGCCACCGGCTCCGCCACCCACACGCTGATCAACGGCCAGATCGTCGAAGTGGACGGCAGCCACGGCATCGTCCGAATCATCAGCACGTAG
- a CDS encoding PEP/pyruvate-binding domain-containing protein yields MDSSSPRITTYPHALSMRSDSMPDILWLDDAAARDTNRVGAKAAHLSRLAQLHQVPPGFCLTADAHQTRTLSNRVSANLRASIAHAYQQLADRCGIAEPSVAVRSSAIDEDGPLASFAGQHETYLNIRGVANICEAVECCWASAHTEQVLAYRQRHNLSVDGIRIAVLIQQLVPADVSAVLFSINPVTCAQDEMVLTASWGLGESIAGGTVTPDTWTISKLDQTTLREQIALKQRMTVAMLGGVREIDVPRLMRTQPSLGPDRVREIADLGLTLERHVGWPVDLELAYAAGTLYLLQCRPITTIAQRHSIDP; encoded by the coding sequence ATGGATTCGTCCTCCCCGCGGATCACCACCTATCCCCATGCGTTGTCGATGCGCTCCGATTCGATGCCGGACATCCTCTGGCTCGACGATGCGGCTGCGCGCGACACCAATCGGGTCGGTGCAAAGGCCGCGCACCTCAGTCGGCTCGCGCAGCTCCACCAGGTCCCGCCTGGCTTCTGCCTGACCGCCGATGCGCATCAGACGCGCACGCTCAGCAACCGCGTCAGTGCCAACCTGCGCGCGTCGATCGCGCACGCTTACCAGCAGCTGGCAGATCGCTGCGGCATCGCTGAACCGTCGGTGGCAGTGCGCTCATCGGCCATCGACGAGGACGGGCCGCTGGCGTCGTTCGCCGGTCAGCACGAGACCTACCTCAACATCCGCGGCGTTGCGAACATCTGCGAGGCCGTCGAATGCTGCTGGGCATCGGCGCACACCGAGCAGGTGCTGGCTTATCGCCAACGCCACAACCTGTCGGTCGATGGCATTCGCATCGCCGTCCTGATCCAGCAGCTCGTCCCTGCCGACGTCTCGGCGGTGCTGTTCAGCATCAATCCCGTGACCTGTGCGCAGGATGAAATGGTCCTGACCGCGAGCTGGGGGCTGGGCGAAAGCATCGCCGGTGGCACGGTCACGCCTGACACGTGGACGATCTCGAAGCTGGATCAGACAACCCTGCGCGAGCAGATCGCGCTCAAGCAGCGCATGACCGTCGCGATGCTCGGAGGCGTGCGCGAGATCGACGTTCCGCGCCTGATGCGCACCCAGCCATCGCTCGGGCCAGACCGGGTCCGCGAGATCGCCGACCTGGGCCTGACGCTGGAGCGCCACGTCGGCTGGCCGGTCGATCTGGAGCTGGCCTACGCTGCTGGAACCCTCTACCTCCTCCAGTGTCGACCGATCACGACCATCGCACAGAGGCACAGCATCGACCCGTGA